One genomic segment of Pseudomonas sp. p1(2021b) includes these proteins:
- a CDS encoding Na+/H+ antiporter has protein sequence MQSAYTVLILLTLVSVSKLVGRVVPLPLPLVQIAAGALLAWPTLGLHVALDPELFLFLFLPPLLFADGWRMPKRELWRLRGPVVALAVGLVLFTVVGAGYFIHWIVPSIPLPVAFALAAVLSPTDAVAVSAIAQDRLPTPLMHMLQGEALMNDASGLVTFKFALAAAITGVFSLTEASVTFVIVALGGLAVGVALSWLIGRLRAWMIARGWDDPATHVVFMLLLPFAAYVLAERLGVSGILSAVAAGMMQSWLDLLPRQTSTRLLNRSVWSLLEFAFNGLIFLLLGLQLPDIIKAVVSDEATVWPTLAWRCLDVVAIFVALVALRFVWVQSIWRAIGVVRRWRGKPELVLVPTTRSCLLLTLGGVRGAVTLAGVMSVPLLMGAGKAFPERDLLIFIAAGVILLSLVSACVALPLLLRGVTRSPDERLRQEVQDAWRRTAEAAIHALEAEEVVDANAPQDAAQATLAVELKARLMAEYRDELDSYNDTAEARALAEQMDLLERRLRVRALRAQRLALYELHRKHLVGDEVVRQVLGELDMSEANLGQVR, from the coding sequence ATGCAGTCAGCCTATACCGTCCTCATCCTGCTGACGCTGGTAAGTGTGTCGAAACTGGTCGGTCGGGTGGTCCCGCTGCCATTGCCGCTGGTGCAGATCGCCGCCGGCGCGCTGCTGGCCTGGCCGACCCTGGGCCTGCACGTGGCGCTGGATCCGGAGCTGTTCCTGTTCCTGTTCCTGCCACCGCTGCTGTTCGCCGACGGCTGGCGCATGCCCAAGCGCGAACTGTGGCGCCTGCGTGGGCCGGTGGTGGCCTTGGCGGTGGGGCTGGTGCTGTTCACCGTGGTCGGTGCGGGCTACTTCATCCACTGGATCGTGCCGAGCATTCCCTTGCCGGTGGCCTTCGCCCTGGCGGCGGTACTGTCGCCCACCGACGCCGTGGCGGTATCGGCCATCGCCCAGGATCGCCTGCCCACCCCGTTGATGCACATGCTCCAGGGCGAGGCGCTGATGAACGATGCGTCGGGCCTGGTGACCTTCAAGTTCGCCCTGGCTGCGGCGATCACCGGGGTGTTCTCGCTGACCGAGGCAAGCGTGACCTTCGTCATCGTTGCCCTGGGCGGCCTGGCGGTCGGCGTGGCCCTGAGTTGGCTGATCGGGCGGCTGCGGGCCTGGATGATCGCTCGCGGCTGGGACGATCCGGCGACTCACGTGGTGTTCATGTTGCTGCTGCCGTTCGCCGCCTATGTGCTGGCCGAGCGCCTCGGTGTGTCGGGCATTCTGTCCGCGGTGGCGGCCGGCATGATGCAGAGCTGGCTCGACCTGCTGCCGCGCCAGACCAGCACGCGCCTGCTCAACCGCAGTGTGTGGTCGCTGTTGGAGTTCGCCTTCAATGGCCTGATCTTCCTGCTGCTGGGTCTGCAGTTGCCGGACATCATCAAGGCTGTGGTCAGCGACGAAGCTACCGTATGGCCGACCCTGGCCTGGCGCTGCCTGGATGTGGTGGCGATCTTCGTGGCGCTGGTGGCGCTGCGCTTCGTCTGGGTGCAGAGCATCTGGCGTGCGATCGGCGTGGTACGCCGTTGGCGCGGCAAGCCGGAGCTGGTGCTGGTGCCCACCACCCGGTCCTGCCTGCTGTTGACGCTCGGTGGCGTACGCGGGGCGGTGACCCTGGCAGGCGTGATGTCGGTGCCATTGCTGATGGGGGCGGGCAAGGCCTTCCCCGAGCGTGACCTGCTGATCTTCATCGCCGCCGGCGTGATCCTGCTGTCGCTGGTCAGCGCCTGCGTCGCCTTGCCGCTGTTGCTGCGTGGGGTCACCAGGAGCCCGGACGAACGCCTGCGCCAGGAGGTACAGGACGCCTGGCGGCGCACGGCGGAGGCGGCCATCCATGCCTTGGAGGCCGAGGAGGTGGTCGATGCCAATGCGCCTCAGGATGCAGCCCAGGCGACCTTGGCGGTGGAGCTCAAGGCGCGTTTGATGGCCGAGTACCGTGATGAGTTGGACAGCTACAACGACACGGCCGAAGCTCGGGCCCTGGCCGAGCAGATGGACCTGCTGGAGCGGCGGTTGCGGGTGCGGGCCCTGCGGGCGCAGCGGCTGGCGTTGTACGAGCTGCATCGCAAGCACTTGGTGGGCGATGAGGTGGTGCGCCAGGTGCTGGGGGAGCTGGACATGAGCGAGGCGAACCTGGGGCAGGTCAGGTAG
- a CDS encoding SDH family Clp fold serine proteinase: MPDCFPRSKTLPPQSPLFWVTHKDRYLRQQLISDIQEDTGRELIVYFTECEQSGAQIDMGDDVLFAELLRGALGKPIDLLLETNGGYTDPTEKICSLLQQAAPDLRVIVPRRAKSNGTVIALTGSTIMMGVESELGPIDPSYNGVPVEFILNAPAGSFNPIEYQLALTTRGQTEKLARELLSRGMMSHVPEAIDETISKMATRGHYHSHGSVIDMREAALLNLNVTQHPMNDSLWQKIWLLRTMYQYDCLQAGYAKIFESQKLSSAVKAVSRA; the protein is encoded by the coding sequence ATGCCGGACTGCTTCCCCCGCTCTAAGACGCTTCCGCCTCAATCCCCGCTTTTCTGGGTCACGCACAAAGACCGGTATCTTCGTCAGCAACTGATCTCTGACATACAAGAAGATACCGGACGTGAGTTGATCGTTTATTTCACTGAGTGCGAGCAGTCCGGAGCCCAGATCGACATGGGTGATGATGTCCTGTTTGCAGAGCTTTTGCGCGGCGCTCTTGGCAAGCCAATAGACCTGCTACTCGAGACTAATGGTGGATACACCGACCCAACTGAGAAGATCTGCTCCCTGCTGCAGCAGGCCGCTCCTGACTTACGGGTAATCGTCCCGCGTCGAGCCAAAAGCAATGGCACTGTCATTGCCTTAACGGGGTCTACCATAATGATGGGCGTGGAGTCCGAACTGGGTCCGATCGATCCATCCTACAATGGCGTTCCGGTCGAGTTCATTCTCAATGCACCTGCAGGATCGTTCAACCCAATCGAGTACCAACTAGCTCTGACCACGCGCGGCCAGACTGAAAAGCTTGCGCGAGAGCTGTTATCTCGCGGTATGATGTCGCATGTGCCAGAAGCTATTGATGAAACCATCTCAAAGATGGCTACCCGCGGGCACTATCACTCTCATGGCTCGGTGATTGATATGCGAGAGGCGGCTCTGCTGAACCTCAATGTGACACAGCACCCTATGAATGATTCGCTGTGGCAAAAAATCTGGCTGCTTCGGACGATGTATCAGTACGATTGCTTGCAAGCAGGGTACGCAAAAATCTTT